The following proteins are co-located in the Wenzhouxiangella marina genome:
- a CDS encoding glycosyltransferase yields MDSGAEIAVYGNKNLPEGTADRPLVTFAVFAYNQEKYIREAVEGAFAQTYSPLEIILSDDCSSDRTFEIIAEMAKAYRGPHKVVINRNVVNLGVLGHVRRTTELARGRFVVMAAGDDISYPERSRTLVEAWKSGANAICSSCELIDGSGKVVQRYWEPKDDSHSRLHWVKEISSSVFVYGASSAYDRSILEKLPASELPVMSEDAPLNFIAQLEDCKIMRIAKPLVKYRIHAESISKSSVVKPAWSAVEVAEKARPNEIKRLINILSYMKEIVAQNQKYADRIDVAQLDERLAFSHLQLDWYKASDISYRLRVLREAPSQYKHWFLCRTFGPRFYIFLKLISLKVKRALRPEQAKG; encoded by the coding sequence ATGGATTCTGGCGCTGAGATAGCGGTTTATGGAAACAAGAATTTGCCCGAGGGAACCGCTGATCGCCCCCTGGTGACTTTTGCCGTATTTGCCTACAACCAGGAGAAGTACATTCGCGAGGCGGTCGAGGGCGCGTTCGCGCAGACCTATTCGCCGCTAGAGATAATCCTGTCGGACGATTGTTCGAGCGACCGCACCTTCGAGATCATAGCGGAGATGGCGAAAGCGTATCGCGGGCCGCATAAAGTTGTCATTAATCGCAACGTAGTTAACCTTGGTGTTCTTGGCCATGTGCGTAGGACAACCGAGTTAGCTCGTGGAAGATTTGTGGTAATGGCCGCAGGTGATGATATCTCCTATCCAGAAAGGAGCAGAACTTTGGTCGAGGCCTGGAAAAGCGGGGCAAACGCTATCTGCTCATCATGTGAGCTGATCGATGGTTCAGGTAAGGTCGTTCAAAGATATTGGGAGCCAAAGGATGACTCGCATTCAAGGTTGCATTGGGTGAAAGAAATTTCGTCGTCTGTATTTGTTTACGGCGCAAGCTCTGCGTATGATCGGAGCATTCTGGAAAAGCTTCCTGCAAGTGAGCTTCCCGTAATGAGTGAAGATGCACCACTTAACTTCATTGCGCAGTTGGAAGATTGCAAGATAATGCGTATCGCGAAACCTCTTGTTAAATATCGGATTCACGCTGAATCGATTTCGAAAAGTTCCGTTGTTAAGCCTGCGTGGTCTGCCGTTGAGGTGGCAGAAAAAGCGCGCCCGAACGAAATCAAAAGGCTAATAAATATTTTGTCATATATGAAAGAAATAGTTGCTCAAAATCAGAAATATGCTGATCGAATTGACGTTGCTCAACTTGACGAGCGCCTGGCATTTTCTCACCTCCAATTGGACTGGTATAAAGCATCAGATATAAGTTATAGATTAAGAGTGTTGAGGGAGGCGCCGTCTCAATATAAGCATTGGTTTTTATGTCGGACGTTTGGCCCAAGATTCTATATATTCTTGAAATTAATCTCTTTGAAAGTGAAGCGGGCCTTGCGTCCAGAACAAGCAAAAGGATAG
- a CDS encoding glycosyltransferase family 4 protein produces MADRVLAGNDWLREQAMGMGANAVTLEVAEDVNRFKARDSARNGIDSSRIVVGWLGSTSTVKYLTAIQPALKQIASRFPQVQFKQMGGGDFWMEGVPWERLDWSFEGEVGALLDFDVGLMPLPNEPWALGKSGGKARTYMAAGVVPVCSAIGYNLKLIDHERTGFLCNSESDWVGSLARLIEDTRLRQRMARAARIEVAERFAPQDIARKLAANLHAVADQRRKAV; encoded by the coding sequence GTGGCAGATCGTGTCCTTGCCGGGAATGATTGGTTGAGAGAGCAGGCGATGGGGATGGGGGCAAACGCCGTTACTCTGGAGGTGGCGGAAGATGTCAACCGCTTCAAAGCGCGTGACTCTGCCAGAAACGGAATTGATTCATCAAGGATCGTTGTTGGCTGGCTCGGTTCGACATCGACAGTCAAGTATCTGACTGCTATTCAGCCCGCGCTCAAGCAGATCGCCTCTCGCTTTCCGCAGGTGCAATTCAAGCAGATGGGCGGTGGCGATTTCTGGATGGAGGGCGTGCCCTGGGAGCGTCTGGATTGGAGCTTTGAAGGAGAAGTTGGGGCCTTGCTGGATTTCGATGTCGGACTGATGCCGCTGCCCAACGAGCCCTGGGCACTCGGCAAGTCCGGCGGGAAGGCAAGGACCTACATGGCTGCCGGCGTGGTCCCGGTTTGCTCAGCGATCGGATACAACCTCAAGCTAATCGACCATGAGCGCACGGGTTTCCTCTGCAATTCCGAATCGGATTGGGTCGGAAGCCTTGCTCGATTGATCGAAGACACCAGGCTGCGTCAGCGCATGGCCCGAGCCGCAAGAATAGAGGTGGCCGAACGCTTTGCGCCCCAGGATATCGCCCGAAAACTGGCCGCGAATCTGCACGCAGTCGCAGATCAGAGAAGAAAAGCAGTCTGA
- a CDS encoding glycosyltransferase produces MTTTLYLTRNGLLEPLGQSQVFSYLRGLSDEFRITLMTSEKAGDWADAARMMAAREICVEHSINWLPRRFRSGPKLLAPVLSVLGMAWRAWRRVRRDNVGLVHARSYLPAAVAWVVWRLTGTPFIFDMRALWPEEMITAGRLRRGSLVHKAILRIERVCLRDAAAVVSLTKSAVDYLRQQYPTELENQRIEVIPTCADLQRFNLSSKAKSGSRVHGCVGTVLSGWFRLDWLAAWVHAVALYDENATFEIVTRDDPWRVRQALDPDGTLSERLQIGPRLPEEMPTVVSNHDVSVMFFTSGLSKLGSCPTRLAEVLASGIPVVANEGVGDVGKIISENRVGVLLKSGDPLQIASSIEELELLLKDPELSKRCRETAERFFSLKWGAARYAELYRQITADHSPR; encoded by the coding sequence ATGACAACGACTCTGTACCTCACCCGTAACGGCCTTTTGGAGCCGCTGGGTCAGAGCCAGGTTTTTTCTTATCTGCGCGGCTTGTCGGACGAGTTCCGGATTACGCTGATGACCAGTGAAAAAGCCGGGGATTGGGCCGACGCCGCGCGAATGATGGCGGCGCGGGAGATTTGTGTGGAACACTCGATCAACTGGCTGCCGCGCCGATTTCGCAGCGGCCCGAAACTGCTGGCTCCGGTCCTGAGCGTGCTAGGCATGGCCTGGCGCGCCTGGCGGCGAGTACGGCGCGATAACGTCGGTCTTGTCCACGCCCGGTCCTATCTTCCGGCCGCTGTCGCCTGGGTCGTCTGGCGCTTGACGGGAACGCCATTCATCTTCGATATGCGGGCGCTGTGGCCGGAAGAGATGATCACGGCGGGCCGGCTTCGGCGTGGATCTCTGGTTCATAAGGCGATTCTTCGGATCGAGCGGGTTTGCCTCCGGGATGCCGCGGCCGTGGTGTCTTTGACAAAGTCCGCTGTCGATTATCTGAGGCAGCAATATCCGACGGAGCTCGAAAATCAGCGCATCGAGGTAATCCCAACTTGTGCGGATCTTCAACGGTTCAACCTTTCTTCGAAAGCAAAGAGCGGGTCACGGGTGCATGGCTGTGTCGGGACGGTCTTGAGCGGTTGGTTCCGCCTTGATTGGTTGGCAGCATGGGTTCATGCCGTTGCCCTTTATGATGAAAATGCCACCTTCGAGATCGTCACTCGCGACGATCCGTGGCGAGTTCGCCAGGCGCTGGACCCTGACGGGACCCTGAGCGAACGGTTGCAGATCGGGCCTCGGCTGCCGGAGGAAATGCCCACTGTAGTCAGTAACCACGATGTTTCGGTGATGTTCTTCACCAGCGGCTTGAGCAAGCTGGGGAGTTGCCCGACCCGACTGGCCGAGGTCCTGGCCAGTGGGATTCCTGTGGTCGCGAACGAAGGGGTCGGTGACGTCGGGAAGATCATCTCCGAGAATCGGGTGGGTGTCTTGTTGAAGAGCGGAGATCCCTTGCAGATCGCTTCGTCGATCGAGGAGTTGGAATTGCTGCTGAAGGATCCTGAGTTGTCGAAACGGTGCAGGGAAACGGCCGAGCGGTTCTTTTCCTTGAAGTGGGGTGCCGCTCGCTATGCCGAGCTCTATCGACAGATAACGGCCGACCACTCACCGCGTTGA
- a CDS encoding EpsG family protein yields the protein MATYLVLFWTSALAALQIRRKRSARIALWVMVAVLVFFAGTRFEVGCDYTGYLLRFENFYLEETWTSLLSEAESGFHLLNFALIEGGFDYEALILVSSVIYLLCLLRFSKLSERPLDVLVLMFPILVVQLGMSGLRQALALGFLLLSLAAFVEKRTFVSAFWILFGSFFHASVLIFLPIALLARREISFVRLSAAILVLGPIAAFLMGERVELYEARYIEQEFGENSSSGAWFRYAIAIVPFVVFEWKRKLVERNHPRLYPLLRLFSLIAFSLPLVGLISSVALHRLGFYVMPVSILTLVCIAHSVFAPGSRKIAVFLPFLAYGLYLFVWFSQSRHAASCYVPYQSWMI from the coding sequence ATGGCTACCTATTTGGTGCTTTTCTGGACAAGCGCGCTGGCCGCTCTCCAGATTCGGAGGAAGCGAAGCGCACGGATTGCCCTCTGGGTGATGGTGGCTGTGCTCGTTTTCTTTGCCGGCACCCGCTTCGAGGTTGGTTGTGATTACACCGGCTATCTGCTTCGCTTCGAGAATTTCTATCTTGAAGAGACTTGGACTTCCTTGCTATCTGAAGCGGAGTCGGGCTTTCATCTGCTGAATTTTGCCCTGATCGAAGGGGGCTTCGATTACGAAGCTCTGATTCTGGTCTCTTCCGTGATTTATCTGCTCTGTCTCCTGCGATTTTCGAAGCTGAGTGAGCGTCCATTGGACGTGCTCGTGCTGATGTTTCCCATCTTGGTAGTGCAGCTGGGTATGTCCGGACTCCGTCAGGCGCTGGCGCTCGGTTTCCTATTGCTTTCACTAGCCGCCTTTGTGGAGAAGCGAACTTTTGTTTCGGCCTTCTGGATCCTGTTCGGCTCATTCTTTCACGCCTCAGTGCTCATTTTCTTGCCCATCGCGCTGCTTGCAAGAAGAGAGATTTCCTTTGTTCGGTTATCAGCGGCCATATTGGTTCTGGGGCCGATCGCAGCCTTCTTGATGGGGGAGCGCGTTGAATTGTACGAAGCAAGGTATATCGAACAGGAATTCGGCGAAAATTCCTCTTCCGGTGCCTGGTTCAGATACGCAATTGCCATCGTTCCATTTGTAGTCTTCGAGTGGAAACGGAAACTGGTCGAGCGTAACCATCCCAGGCTCTATCCCCTTCTGCGGCTTTTCTCGCTCATTGCCTTCAGCTTGCCATTGGTTGGCTTGATTTCTTCGGTCGCTCTGCATCGACTTGGATTCTATGTCATGCCGGTCAGTATCCTGACGCTTGTGTGTATAGCGCACAGTGTGTTCGCGCCAGGAAGCAGGAAAATCGCCGTGTTCCTTCCATTTCTGGCGTACGGACTCTACCTCTTTGTCTGGTTCAGTCAATCGCGACATGCGGCTTCCTGCTATGTCCCCTACCAGAGCTGGATGATTTGA
- a CDS encoding glycosyltransferase, with translation MKSISILLPDLRGGGAEHVNLDLAYEFKRLGCEVEFVLKQARGELLEEARAGFSIVDLDTPRVRALPLPLIRYLRQARPDALLAAMWPLTTIAAVTARMAGRGIRVLVSEHGVLSSQYSGHGRMHRAAMRLSTALGYRLASARIGVSHGVAQDMRRLAFLREGEVQFIHNPVRDRGCDSITDTVPAESFWGKRKGKRIVTVGRLKAVKNHALLLRGFARLLESTPATLMLVGAGELEEHLRHLANDLGVAEQVVFAGFHDDPAPFYASADLFVLTSDREGFGNVIVEAMAQGTPVVCTDCPFGPAEILEGGRFGRLVPVGDEVALAEAMGDVLVNPPDSANLRRRAAEFAPDIAARKYLELLFPT, from the coding sequence GTGAAATCGATCTCGATATTGCTTCCTGACCTCCGTGGCGGTGGGGCCGAGCACGTCAATCTTGATTTGGCTTATGAGTTCAAGCGGCTCGGTTGCGAAGTAGAATTCGTCCTGAAGCAGGCACGCGGCGAGCTGCTTGAGGAGGCGCGCGCGGGTTTTTCCATAGTTGACCTCGATACACCTCGCGTTCGTGCTCTGCCGTTGCCGCTTATCCGGTATCTGCGCCAAGCCCGACCTGACGCGCTTCTTGCTGCAATGTGGCCGTTGACGACTATTGCTGCCGTTACGGCACGTATGGCCGGACGGGGCATTCGAGTGTTGGTTTCTGAACACGGGGTCCTATCGTCTCAGTATTCAGGTCATGGGCGAATGCATCGTGCAGCCATGCGGCTTTCGACTGCGCTGGGCTACCGTTTGGCATCGGCCCGGATCGGCGTCTCGCACGGTGTTGCCCAGGACATGCGGCGCCTTGCCTTTCTTCGCGAAGGCGAAGTTCAGTTCATCCACAATCCTGTGCGGGATAGAGGATGCGATTCGATCACGGACACGGTACCAGCAGAATCGTTTTGGGGTAAACGCAAAGGTAAGCGAATTGTCACTGTCGGCAGATTGAAGGCCGTGAAGAATCACGCATTGCTTCTCCGCGGCTTCGCACGGCTTCTGGAGTCGACTCCGGCGACACTGATGCTGGTCGGTGCGGGTGAGTTGGAGGAGCATTTACGTCACCTCGCTAACGATCTGGGCGTGGCTGAGCAGGTGGTTTTTGCTGGCTTTCACGACGATCCGGCGCCTTTTTATGCAAGTGCAGATCTCTTCGTTTTGACATCGGACCGCGAAGGATTCGGGAATGTCATCGTGGAGGCCATGGCCCAGGGCACGCCCGTGGTATGCACCGATTGTCCTTTTGGTCCAGCAGAGATTCTCGAAGGCGGCCGGTTTGGACGGCTTGTCCCGGTCGGCGATGAAGTGGCTCTGGCCGAGGCCATGGGAGATGTGCTGGTGAATCCCCCGGACTCAGCCAATTTACGTCGCAGGGCGGCGGAGTTTGCGCCGGACATCGCTGCCCGAAAGTATCTGGAATTATTGTTCCCGACATGA
- a CDS encoding FkbM family methyltransferase, translating to MLKHLARAIYASIPFKPAAMHALRRVWRPPERIYRHFHFCGPFSLDMPNGASLQLQHFGNQVENDLFWAGFGAGWERTSLLTWLWLIRDATTIIDIGANTGVYALSAQAARPESVVIAVEPLSRVYKRLLHNISLNGFRTRAFNVALSNHSCNVLLFDPGGSHAYSASLNPKMLGADMEAVSVQALRLDDLLETENVGSVQVMKIDVEMHEPEVIEGASRCIERDQPAMLIEILNETIGMRLAAALPGYVFYQIDERLEMTDKPGNLAGRNYLLLPQHDLRVNELGEIADIRSLCDWS from the coding sequence ATGCTAAAACACCTTGCCAGAGCTATCTATGCTTCAATCCCCTTCAAGCCTGCAGCAATGCATGCGTTGCGACGAGTGTGGCGCCCGCCCGAGAGGATCTATCGTCACTTTCATTTCTGCGGACCATTCTCCCTCGATATGCCGAACGGCGCCAGTTTGCAACTACAGCATTTTGGCAATCAAGTGGAAAACGACCTGTTTTGGGCAGGCTTCGGGGCTGGTTGGGAACGGACTTCGCTCCTAACCTGGCTGTGGCTCATTCGTGATGCCACTACGATAATAGACATAGGTGCGAATACTGGGGTTTATGCTCTGAGTGCACAGGCGGCAAGGCCTGAGTCAGTTGTTATTGCTGTCGAGCCCCTGAGTCGCGTCTACAAGCGCCTTTTGCATAATATTTCGCTGAATGGATTTCGGACCCGCGCATTCAACGTCGCACTTTCAAATCACAGTTGTAACGTCTTACTTTTCGACCCAGGCGGGTCTCACGCATATTCCGCGTCGCTAAACCCAAAAATGCTGGGCGCAGACATGGAAGCGGTTTCAGTGCAGGCGCTTCGGCTTGATGATCTTCTTGAGACCGAAAATGTGGGGTCAGTTCAAGTAATGAAAATTGACGTCGAGATGCATGAACCGGAAGTGATCGAAGGTGCGAGTCGATGTATTGAGCGCGATCAGCCTGCGATGCTAATCGAGATTCTCAATGAAACTATAGGTATGCGCCTTGCCGCTGCGTTGCCCGGCTATGTGTTCTACCAGATTGACGAGCGGCTGGAAATGACAGATAAGCCTGGGAATTTAGCGGGCCGGAATTACCTTTTGCTTCCGCAACATGATCTGCGAGTCAATGAGCTTGGAGAAATCGCTGACATTCGCAGTTTGTGTGACTGGAGCTGA